The following DNA comes from Sediminitomix flava.
CTGTTACCCCTCGACTTGCATGTATTAAGCCTGCCGCTAGCGTTCATCCTGAGCCAGGATCAAACTCTCCATTGTAAGATCCTTAACATGTATATTTCAACATGTCGCTGTGTGACTCTAAGGTTGACTTCGTGTTTTCGATAAAATAACCTTGAAGACTAATCTCCAGAGTCACTTACCTGATTACTACATAACTATTCTTTCAAAGAACTTTTGAGACTTTCTATCAGAATTTTAAAGCATTTAAAACTCTCAATCTCAATGTAAAAACTGACTTCTTCAGCCTCTATTTATTTCGTTTTCTGAGTCGTTTTCCTCAGAAGACGGATGCAAAGGTAAGAACTTTTTCTTTTCAACTCCAAAACTTTTTTCAAGTTTTTTTTTTGGAGTGTTTTGAGAAGCATTTCTTCAAAACCTTTACGCATGACATTGTTTTACGTCTTTTCTGTGATCGTTTTCACCAAAGACGGCTGCAAAGATAAGAGATTTAATTCGATCTTTCCAAATCTAATTTTGTTAAGCGATTTAAATAAAATGAACTGACTTCATTTTCAGCATTAAAAAACTTAAGCTCTTTCTTATTTCTTTAGCAAACTGGTGCTTGAATCTCGTTTTTCAAGCGTGCTTCTCGTTTGAAGCGGGTGCAAAAGTGAGGGTTTTATTTGGACTGTGCAAATCATTTCAATTAAACACATGCAAATGGCTTGATTATCAGATTGAATAATTCAAACTATAGATTAATACTATCCAACTATAGAAAGATAAACTAACTAAAACTAGTTGAGAAAGATGGATTCTGATTACTTTTACTCTCATAATTAAAAGACTAAACAATAGAGAATATGATTAGTATTATTTCCCCTGCGAAAACACTAGATTACGAAACAAAGGCGAATACTTCTGATTTTACGATTCCAAACAAACTGCAAAAATCAGAACAACTGATAAAAGAACTCCGAAAACTAAAAGTTGAAGATATAAAGGGATTGATGAAAATTTCTGATGATTTATCAGCTTTAAACCATCAGAGATTTCAAGATTGGCATAAAGACTTTAGTATTGACAATGCTAAACAGGCTGTTTTAGCATTTAAAGGAGATGTTTATGTTGGACTTGATGCATACAACCTTAATGATAAAGATTTTGAATTTGCTCAAGACCATCTAAGAATTTTATCTGGCTTATACGGAATACTAAAACCATTGGACCTTATCCAACCATATAGATTAGAAATGGGTAGCAAGTTCTCATTCAAGGAGTATAAACACTTATATGATTTTTGGGGTAACTCACTTACAGAAGAAATAAATCATGAATTAGAATCCCACAACTCTAAAAACATTATAAACCTTGCCTCTAACGAATATTTTAAAGCAATAAAAAAGAAAGAATTAAATGCTGAAATAATTACTCCAATTTTTAAAGACTCTAAAAATGGACAATATAAAGTAATTAGCTTTTTCGCGAAGAAAGCGAGAGGTAAAATGGCTGCTTTTATTATTAAAAATCAAATTGATCAAGCTGAAGCACTCAAAGATTTCAATGATGAAGGCTACATCTTCAATCAAAACTTATCTAAAGGCAATGAATGGGTTTTCACAAGAGAGGAATAATACTCCTCTCTCCCATTTTTTAAAAATTACAACTATGAAAGTCTTCATTACAATATTTTTTATCTTATCCACTCCGCTACTTTCATTTGCTCAATCTGAATACAAGCTTATTCTTTTAAAAGATAAAACATCGTCAAACTATTCAATTGATACCCCCTCAGAGTACCTCTCTGAGAAATCTATCCAAAGACGGAAAAAACAGAATATTCCAATTAACGAAACAGA
Coding sequences within:
- the yaaA gene encoding peroxide stress protein YaaA — encoded protein: MISIISPAKTLDYETKANTSDFTIPNKLQKSEQLIKELRKLKVEDIKGLMKISDDLSALNHQRFQDWHKDFSIDNAKQAVLAFKGDVYVGLDAYNLNDKDFEFAQDHLRILSGLYGILKPLDLIQPYRLEMGSKFSFKEYKHLYDFWGNSLTEEINHELESHNSKNIINLASNEYFKAIKKKELNAEIITPIFKDSKNGQYKVISFFAKKARGKMAAFIIKNQIDQAEALKDFNDEGYIFNQNLSKGNEWVFTREE